CTTTCTCATCGGTCTGCCCCCTCCTGTTTACTCAGAATCGGATGCAATAGCACGAAATCACAGTGTCCCGTAGCCCAGCCCTGGTACCCTGCATGACTTGACGGTGCCGCCCTTACCCCCTGAATCGCAGATAAACACGTGCCATTCGCTGCGTCGTAGGTCATCTCATGTCCCGGGAGGCATCTCAATCTTGTTGGTGTTGTACGCAATTCCTAGAGTCCCAAGGTATGCTGGTATGAAGCAACCGATCACTCCGTTCTTCCCGCGGACAGCCGAACACTGCTCCCAGAAATCGAGTCGGCGGCTCTCACAGGAACGCAGACCAGAGTGATATCCCGCCATTCACTCTCCTCCTGTCTTTATTGTTGTTCGGGCCCTTGAGGCGACGCGTTCGGGCCCAACTCAAACATAGATCCAGGGGCAGAGTTATATGCTAACGCGGAGTCAATTCTAAATGACTTCTTGTTTGGGCCAAGGTTGGGGCTTGCACCAGCTTGTAAGTGGGCTTTCCCTGGGTGATCTACTCGCTAAGGGTAGCGAGCAACTCACAGTGTTAACCATACCTACTCGCTTTCAGCCCCAACCCCAGCTCAATGGACGGACGGGTAAGGGGTGAATACACACAGTCTACATGCGTTAAGCTCTCGGCCTGTGGACTGGTTGTGGCTACACGGCCTGTACCCTGTTACAGAAAGGTTCAACTGCGCTTTCGTCGTAGTACTCATTGTGGACAGGGAATGCCGGGGATGGTGATGGGGTATGTCGAGCCTGGGTGATCTTGTACAGGAACGCGCGTTCAGCCGGATCCTTCGGTCGTTCAGAGAGGCGACCGGCCTTATCCCGTCCGTAGTGGATTCAGACGGCCGTGCCGTTTTCGCATTCCAGTCCTGGGAGGACTGCGCGGTATGCAGGCTCGTCAGAGCGTCTGCCCAAGGGCGGGAGAGGTGCCAGGCATCCTACAGAGATGCCGGGTTACAGGCCGCCCTCCTTGGGGACCTCTATGTATTCCAGTGTCATGCCGGCCTGGTGAACTGGGCCGCCCCTCTCATGGCTGGTTCGGAGCACGTGGGGTCCGTCATTTCCGGGCAAGTAACCATGTGGGAAACTGATGATTTCGCGGTGGAGGAGATTTTGAGGCGACTGGATTGGCTCGGGGTGGACCCTGATGCTGTGCGGGAGGCAGTGGTCGGGCTCGAACAAGTCTCGTCTACACGGGTCCAGGCCGCGGCGGAACTCCTCTTCGCCGTTGCAAGCCACATCGTCCGGGCAAACGAGACCCTGCTCCGGCAACGCCAGGAAATCGCCCGCCAGCAGGCCATGCTGGGGGAGGCGCTCCAGGACCGCAAGAGGCTGGAGGAGGAAATCTCCGCGGAGCGGGGCATATTCTCCAGGGCGAAAGAGAACGAGTTGCTGGGCGCTGTCCGCGCCGGGGACAGGTCCCGGGCGAGGCAGATTCTAAACGACATGCTCGTTGACGTCTTCCTTTCGCGATCCGACGGGTTGGAGATCATGAAAGCCAGGCTTCTGGAACTAGCCGTGTTCCTGTCCCGAGCAGCCGTGGAAGTAGGGGCAGATCTCAAGGGCATCCTGGGCCTCAACTACCGGTCCGTTCAGGAACTCGCCAGGATCAGCACCTTCGAGGACCTCTGCTTCTGGATGGTGAGGATCCTCGATCAGTTCATAGACAGGGTGTACGAAGCAGGGAGAAGTGCCGGAAGCCTCGTTCGAGATGCAATTGGGTTCATGCGGGAGAACATCAGAGACAGACTCTCCATGGACGATATCGCCCGGGCGATCCACGTCAGCCCGTCCCATCTTAGCCATGTGTTCAAGGACGAGACCGGCGTGGCCACAATGGACTACTTCACCGGCCTCAGAATACAGGAAGCCAAGCACCTGCTCTTGGACTGTAGCCTCAGTATCGCGCAAGTGGCCGAGATGGTGGGGTACGAGGACCCCGCCTACTTCAGCCGTTGTTTCAAGAGACGGGAAGGTGTGTCACCCAGAGAGTTCAGATCCAAGGTGGGCCGCCGGGCGGCCAGTCGCCAGTGAGCTGGCGACTGGCGACGCCACGGGGCGTCGGTACGGTGCTACTATANNNNNNNNNNTAGTCCCTTCTCCCGGAGGAAGTCTCTGGCGACTATCTTCGGATCGACCTCATCCACGTCGGTTCGGGCATTGAGCTTCTGGGCGGTCTCCTGGTCTATGGCGCCTGCGAGACGGTCGAGAACGCCACGAAGTTCTGGGTACTTCTTGAGTGTCTCGTTCCGTATGATGAACATGGCGTCGTAAGGTGGGAAGAACTGCTTGTCGTCCTCCAGTACGACTAGGTTCATCGAGGCTATCCGGCCGTCGCTCGAGTAGGCCATGATGGCGTCGACATCGCCTGAGCGGACCGCTCTGTAAAGCAGACCGTAGGTCATTGCGATGGCTCTCCTGAATTTGATGTCATACACCTTGACGAAGTTCTTGTAGCTCATGACTTCCTCCCGGTAGAGGAAGTCCTGGTCGGTCGCCATTACCATGTTCGGGGCGTGGGGTCTCAGGTCCGACACGGTCCTGAGCCCGTGCTTCTCCGCAAACTCCCTGCGTACCGCTACCGCGTAAGTGTTGTCGAATCCGAGAGGGTCCAGGAGGGTCATGCCGTACTGCCGGTCCACCTCTCGCCTGGCGTACCCAAGGACCTTCTTCGGGTCTGTCCATTCCTCAGTGACCTCCTGCCCTAAGACGGTGGTGAACTGCGTGCCGGAGTAGGTCACGTATGCGTCGATCTCCCCTGTCTGGGTCGCCGAGACGACCACTCGGAACTCCATGTTCGGAACGTGCCTCACCTGGATATCGGTATTGGCTTCGACTATCTGCTTGAATATCTCCGCCATGATGAGGGTCTCGGAGAAGTTGAAGGACGCCACTGTGATCTGTTTGCGGGACGACGCCGCCATCCCGGAGAATGCCGCGACTAGGACTACAGCCGCCAGAGCCATGGTCAGTAGTCTGGATTTCGTCAATGCCACCATCTCCTTGTTGGATTTTGAAGCGTGGGCTAGATCCTCAGGCCCCTCGGGGTGATCCACTTCTCGACACGGTTCAGGAGAAAGTCGACGAGGAGTGCCATCACTGCCGCCGGAACCGCGCCTGCCAGGATGATGTGGTCGCGCACCATCCGAAGCCCGGTCACGATGAAGTGGCCCAGGCCTCCGGCTCCGACGAACGCTGCCAGGGTGCCGGTGCCGATGGATATGATAGTGGAGGTGCGGATGCCCGCCAGGATCACCGGGATTGCGATAGGCAGCTCCACCATGACGAGGCACTGGAAGTCCGTCATGCCCATTCCCCGTGCCGCCTTCTTCATGAAGGGGTCGACGGACTTCAGGCCGGTGTAGGTGTTCCTGAGAATCGGCAACAGGGCGTAGAGGAAGATCGCCACCACCGCGGGCCGGTAGCCTATCCCGAACCCGAGAGTTATCATGAAGGCGAGAAGCGCCAGACTAGGGATGGTCTGGATTACGCCCGTGATTCCAAGCGCGCTGCTCTCGAGCCACTTCCGCCTGGTGCAGAGGATGCCAACAGGCACTGCAACTAGAGTAGCCATGGCGACGGGGAGGGCTACGAGAAGCAGCATGTGTTCCTGGATTGCGAGGAGCAACTCGCTGGAGTGGGTCATCATGTATTCCCAGAACTTCACCAAGGTAGTCATGCGCTCTGACCCTCCTCTCCACGGTCACCTGCGGAGTTCCAGATGACCTGGTAGAGCATGTCTGCGAGACTAGTCCGGGTCACAATGCCCCGCAGGCGTCCGGCATCGTCCACGACAGGGACGAACCCCGCGGATTTCTCAAGGAACAGGGCCTCAAAGGCCTCTTTCGCCGAGGTCCCCGTGCGGACGGACGCGAAGTCCGTGCTGAGAATGTCCCCCAACCGGCCTGCTTCGTCTTTCTGCCTTTCGATGTCTCTGGCGCTTACTACGCCCGCTAGGGTGCCGTCTGCCTGGGTCACTAGCAGTGTGTCGACTCTCTTCTGGTGCATCAATCGGACGGCCTGGGCAAGCCCGAGTTCGGGCGGGGCAGTGATGGGATTGGTCACGAGGACCTCATCAACAGACAGCGCATCTGCCTTTGGTGCAAGTCTGCTTCTCCCGATGAACTGTTCGACAAACTCGCCCGCAGGGTTTCGCAGGATGCCCTCCGCCGTGTCCACCTGGACCACCTTGCCCTTGCGCATCAGGACGATTCTGTCACCGAGCTTCAGGGCTTCGTCGATGTCATGGGTGACGAAGACAACGGTCTTCTTGAGCTTCTGCTGGAGGTTCTTGAGCTCGTCCTGGAGTACCTCCCGGGTGATTGGATCCAGGGCGCCGAAGGGTTCGTCCATCAGGATGATCTCGGGTTCAGCCGCGAGCGCCCGGAGAACCCCGATCCGCTGCTGCTGGCCGCCACTGAGCTCCCGGGGGAATCTACTGCGGTAGAGGCCCGGATCCAGGCCCACGAGTTCAAGAAGCTCATCGACGCGCTTGCGGATCTTATCCTTGGGCCACCCCTTGAGTTTGGGCACCAGGCCGATGTTGTTCCCAATGGTCAAGTGTGGAAACAGCCCGATCTGTTGGATGACATAGCCCACATTACGCCGCAAAGCCACTTCGCTCATGGCCGCGATATCGTGACCCCCGATGTATATGGTGCCGGAAGTCGGCCTGACGAGGCGGTTGATCATCTCGAGGGTCGTGGTCTTGCCGCAGCCGCTCGGGCCGATCAGGACCACGAGTTCCCCCCGGCCGATTTCGATGTTGAGATCATCCACTGCCGCAATGTTCTCGCCGTACAACTTGGTCACATGCTCGAATCTAATCGTGGTATATCAACTCCTTTAATACCAGGACGAGTGCCCAAATTTGACACAATATATACTCTCTTCTACCTATTGCGCGCGTACCACCAGTGCAGACCCTTCCCAGACAGGGCTGGAGACTCTCCCTGCCAGACTGAGATTGTAAGGCCATCAAATAATTAGTACTATACATCCTGCTGGATCTCAAACTCGCTCAGCCCGGATTATTCCCTCTCAGAGGAGAAGAGGTTCGCCTCACGGACGGATACTGCCATATTCGGCGAATGCGATACAGGAAAGGAAAACAGCAGGATAGTGCAGAAACAAGCAGCCCTGGCCATGGATCACTGGGCCGTAAGCATTAGAATCGGTACCGTGGACCAAATTCGAATCACAGGGGGGCACCAGGAGTGTTCGACTACACGGAGATGCGCCAGTCTCTCGAGCAAGGTAAGGCCGCATCGGTCAAGGCCCTTGCCGAGCAGGCCGTGGCTTCGGGGGCAAGCCCGGAGGAGGTCCTCAAGGAGGGACTCATCGCGGCCATGTCAGTGGTCGGGGCCAAGTTCAAGAACAACCAGATCTATGTTCCTGAGGTGCTCGTTGCAGCGAGAGCGATGTATGCAGGATTGGACGTGCTCAGACCCCTTCTCTCCCAGAGCGGGGTGCAGGGCGCGGGCAAACTGGTCATCGGGACTGTCAAAGG
This region of Bacillota bacterium genomic DNA includes:
- a CDS encoding ABC transporter permease; amino-acid sequence: MTTLVKFWEYMMTHSSELLLAIQEHMLLLVALPVAMATLVAVPVGILCTRRKWLESSALGITGVIQTIPSLALLAFMITLGFGIGYRPAVVAIFLYALLPILRNTYTGLKSVDPFMKKAARGMGMTDFQCLVMVELPIAIPVILAGIRTSTIISIGTGTLAAFVGAGGLGHFIVTGLRMVRDHIILAGAVPAAVMALLVDFLLNRVEKWITPRGLRI
- a CDS encoding ABC transporter ATP-binding protein; translation: MRFEHVTKLYGENIAAVDDLNIEIGRGELVVLIGPSGCGKTTTLEMINRLVRPTSGTIYIGGHDIAAMSEVALRRNVGYVIQQIGLFPHLTIGNNIGLVPKLKGWPKDKIRKRVDELLELVGLDPGLYRSRFPRELSGGQQQRIGVLRALAAEPEIILMDEPFGALDPITREVLQDELKNLQQKLKKTVVFVTHDIDEALKLGDRIVLMRKGKVVQVDTAEGILRNPAGEFVEQFIGRSRLAPKADALSVDEVLVTNPITAPPELGLAQAVRLMHQKRVDTLLVTQADGTLAGVVSARDIERQKDEAGRLGDILSTDFASVRTGTSAKEAFEALFLEKSAGFVPVVDDAGRLRGIVTRTSLADMLYQVIWNSAGDRGEEGQSA
- a CDS encoding PocR ligand-binding domain-containing protein; its protein translation is MSSLGDLVQERAFSRILRSFREATGLIPSVVDSDGRAVFAFQSWEDCAVCRLVRASAQGRERCQASYRDAGLQAALLGDLYVFQCHAGLVNWAAPLMAGSEHVGSVISGQVTMWETDDFAVEEILRRLDWLGVDPDAVREAVVGLEQVSSTRVQAAAELLFAVASHIVRANETLLRQRQEIARQQAMLGEALQDRKRLEEEISAERGIFSRAKENELLGAVRAGDRSRARQILNDMLVDVFLSRSDGLEIMKARLLELAVFLSRAAVEVGADLKGILGLNYRSVQELARISTFEDLCFWMVRILDQFIDRVYEAGRSAGSLVRDAIGFMRENIRDRLSMDDIARAIHVSPSHLSHVFKDETGVATMDYFTGLRIQEAKHLLLDCSLSIAQVAEMVGYEDPAYFSRCFKRREGVSPREFRSKVGRRAASRQ
- a CDS encoding osmoprotectant ABC transporter substrate-binding protein, yielding MTKSRLLTMALAAVVLVAAFSGMAASSRKQITVASFNFSETLIMAEIFKQIVEANTDIQVRHVPNMEFRVVVSATQTGEIDAYVTYSGTQFTTVLGQEVTEEWTDPKKVLGYARREVDRQYGMTLLDPLGFDNTYAVAVRREFAEKHGLRTVSDLRPHAPNMVMATDQDFLYREEVMSYKNFVKVYDIKFRRAIAMTYGLLYRAVRSGDVDAIMAYSSDGRIASMNLVVLEDDKQFFPPYDAMFIIRNETLKKYPELRGVLDRLAGAIDQETAQKLNARTDVDEVDPKIVARDFLREKGL